A segment of the Desulfitobacterium dehalogenans ATCC 51507 genome:
GGCATAGGTGGCAAAATCATCCCAATATCCCAATTCATACAGCAAAGCCCCGCTATAGAGTTCGTCTTCACCTGAATAACATAATTCATAGCCTAAGCTTTGGAGAATCCGTGCGGCTTTTAAGGAGACTTGATTAAACCGTTCTTTGTCCGAGGCCAGTACCGAGGCATAGATTTTCTCGGGAGCAATACCCGTCTTTTCGACGATGTTCCGTACACCCATCAACATAGAAAAGCTTGCGCTGTTAGGATCCATCACCGTCATGGTTTTCACCAGTGAGTCAATGAAGGGAAGAAGTTGATACTCACCGCCGGTATAAAAAAGCAGCTCCCCTGTCTTGGGTAAATTAAGTTCCTTTGCCCAGGAAGAAACTTCGCTTCCCTTAAGGGCTAAAGGATTGCCGTATTTCACAATATTACCGCGAATTAATTCTAATACAGGTGGCATCTTGCGCTCCACCGTTGTTGGCATATCAATAGGATTGGTTGCCACTATAATCCACCGCCTTCTCGACTGATCGTATAATTATAGATTACTTAAAACAAGATGACCTTGTAAACACAAATTCTCTATGTATTATGTATTATTGAAAAGCATGAGGCAATATTAGCTACACAATTTCATAGAGAACTGATACAAAGAGAATTATACTATAGCTCATTCTCTTTTTTCAACTAAATAAAGTATAGCTTATTTTTTTAATGTACATCATACTTCGGAAGCAACTATGGCTCTGATAATGGAATTGGCTAAAACTCCGGCTCCAAAACCATTATCAATGTTTACCACACCTATTCCGGCTGAACAGCTATTCAACATAGCCAGTAAAGCGGCTAACCCTCCAAAACTAGCTCCATAGCCGACACTGGTAGGGACGGCAATCACTGGTTTATCGGTTAATCCACCCACAACGCTGGCTAATGCCCCTTCCATACCTGCGACGACAATAAGAACCTGTGCGTCATTCAGTTTATCCTTATTATCTAAAAGTCGATGAATTCCCGCCACACCTACGTCGTACAATCGCTCTACCTGACACCCCATTATTTCTGCCGTGATTGCGGCTTCCTCCGCTACCGGTAAATCCGCTGTCCCGGCACTTAGGATCAGAACTCTCCCTCTCTTAAGGATCGGTTCTTTAAGAACTGTAATAACACGGGCCAGTTCGGAATAGGAAGCCTCAGGGATGTGGGCCTGTACTGCTTCATAGACCTCCGGAGTTGCCCGAGTCGCCAAGATATTGTGACCGTGTTTTAAAAGGTTGGTTAATATTTCAATAATATGTTCTTTCGCTTTCCCCTGACAAAAAACGACTTCGGGAAACCCATTGCGAAGAGCCCGATGATGATCCACTTTGGCAAAACCCAAATCTTCATAGGGTAGATTTTTAAGCTCTAGGAATGCACTATCACAGGATATCTTACCATCCTTTACTCCCTGGAGTAATGCTCTCAATTGTTCTTCGTTCATCCCTTACCTCCATGACCAATGATGGTAAATTATAGCACATTTAGACGGTGATTAAAAATTAAAAAAATAGAAGAGGCGGCTCATCGTG
Coding sequences within it:
- the larB gene encoding nickel pincer cofactor biosynthesis protein LarB, encoding MNEEQLRALLQGVKDGKISCDSAFLELKNLPYEDLGFAKVDHHRALRNGFPEVVFCQGKAKEHIIEILTNLLKHGHNILATRATPEVYEAVQAHIPEASYSELARVITVLKEPILKRGRVLILSAGTADLPVAEEAAITAEIMGCQVERLYDVGVAGIHRLLDNKDKLNDAQVLIVVAGMEGALASVVGGLTDKPVIAVPTSVGYGASFGGLAALLAMLNSCSAGIGVVNIDNGFGAGVLANSIIRAIVASEV